The Juglans microcarpa x Juglans regia isolate MS1-56 chromosome 2S, Jm3101_v1.0, whole genome shotgun sequence genome has a window encoding:
- the LOC121253277 gene encoding uncharacterized protein LOC121253277 isoform X2, producing MFDILFGWRKASKCKKLINRVQCRLKLLKNKRNSIVRQLREDVAQLINSGYEHIAFNRVEQLIKDESIAAVYELLDHFCEFILIHLSYIRRHKDCPNDINEAVSSLIFASARCGDLPELQVIRKLFGERYGQRFAVSAVELFPGNLVNHEIKEKLSIQSVSEDVKHRLVDDIARECCLKSEVLALEYYPEWQKQQVKENSGHQVLDTDVLTYYDTNKGSEIQASNARERERNVIHLDSISTSKNISNEQCSSPIHQDSGTSSALTVSSNVQSSSSSVVQQSSPDVVESPMHEKAEKVENASLDSPSKCRISGLDHKEMRTPTASSTENLPQFSEEAVVGFDVIEEFQSFTKKDGNFQDQRVFKFKSSVAPRCEKNGISCDQNNIDNCESLSERSGSRRCRKGGKESGKRLRTSMPREKQSMNNIECVTYYDKPCKTSPTNHPSKHQKKTPGLGRQHSYDARKGLKKPYCFVDLSGNIQTCNCRHDLKGSFFNHKMPENSLRHRFYVCSSGDKGADNLEVLPWKLKREITFPNHGPKREHVCHECCHHHRFWNEESNKDTEWTILPQKPRRTSNCSGASVHNDFTCPDFQHNWQNSEMRGSEDRFSCQTMDSCLTRKETLPPYSRAETMPSERPKEASKENMQRSNSCPYQHPNHVHPKLPDYDAIAAKFMSLKKEHLQKKGCGMPTTGIMIS from the exons ATGTTTGACATCTTGTTCGGATGGCGAAAAGCTTCAAAATG CAAGAAATTGATCAACCGGGTTCAGTGTCGTCTAAAGCTTCTGAAGAACAAGAGGAATTCGATTGTGAGGCAACTGCGCGAAGACGTGGCTCAGTTAATCAATAGTGGTTATGAACATATTGCTTTTAATCGG GTTGAGCAGCTCATCAAAGATGAAAGCATAGCAGCAGTGTATGAattgttagatcatttttgtgaattCATCCTCATTCATCTTTCGTATATCCGAAGACACAA GGACTGTCCAAATGATATCAATGAAGCAGTTTCAAGTCTTATATTTGCCTCTGCAAGATGTGGGGATCTACCTGAGCTTCAGGTGATCCGGAAGCTTTTCGGAGAGCGTTATGGTCAGAGATTTGCAGTGTCAGCTGTCGAACTATTTCCTGGGAATCTAGTGAATCATGAG ATAAAAGAGAAACTCTCCATTCAGTCAGTCTCAGAGGATGTGAAGCATAGATTGGTTGATGACATAGCCAGGGAATGCTGCCTGAAATCAGAAGTTTTAGCACTTGAATACTACCCTGAATGGCAAAAACAGCAG GTGAAAGAAAATAGTGGACATCAAGTACTGGATACAGATGTTCTGACTTATTATGATACAAACAAAGGATCTGAAATTCAAGCTTCAAatgctagagagagagaaagaaatgtcATACATCTGGATTCAATATCAACAAGCAAGAACATTTCGAATGAACAGTGCAGCTCTCCCATCCATCAAGATTCTGGTACATCTAGTGCTTTGACTGTTTCTTCCAATGTACAGTCAAGTAGTTCTTCTGTTGTTCAGCAATCATCCCCAGATGTAGTAGAATCTCCTATGCATGAAAAAGCAGAGAAAGTAGAAAATGCCAGCCTCGATTCACCAAGTAAGTGTAGAATTTCTGGTTTGGACCACAAGGAAATGAGAACTCCCACGGCATCTTCTACAGAGAATTTGCCTCAATTTTCCGAGGAAGCGGTAGTAGGTTTTGATGTCATAGAGGAGTTTCAGTCTTTCACGAAAAAGGATGGAAATTTCCAAGACCAAAGAGTATTTAAGTTCAAATCATCTGTCGCTCCCAGGTGTGAAAAAAATGGAATCAGTTGTGACCAAAATAATATCGACAATTGTGAATCATTGAGTGAGAGGTCAGGCTCAAGAAGATGTAGAAAAGGTGGAAAGGAATCTGGGAAAAGATTGAGGACATCAATGCCTCGGGAAAAACAAAGCATGAACAACATTGAATGTGTAACATATTATGACAAACCGTGCAAAACTTCTCCAACTAATCATCCCAGCAAGCATCAGAAGAAGACTCCAGGATTAGGAAGGCAACACTCATATGATGCTCGGAAAGGACTGAAGAAACCTTACTGTTTTGTCGACTTGAGTGGTAACATCCAGACATGTAACTGCAGGCATGATCTCAAGGGATCATTCTTTAACCATAAGATGCCTGAGAACAGCTTGAGACACCGATTTTATGTTTGCTCCTCTGGTGACAAAGGCGCAGACAACCTGGAAGTTTTACCATGGAAGCTTAAGAGAGAAATCACCTTCCCAAATCACGGTCCCAAAAGAGAACATGTTTGTCATGAATGTTGCCATCACCACAGGTTCTGGAATGAAGAATCAAATAAGGACACAGAATGGACAATCCTCCCTCAGAAACCGAGGAGAACAAGTAACTGCAGTGGTGCTAGTGTGCATAATGATTTCACCTGCCCAGATTTCCAGCATAATTGGCAGAACAGTGAAATGAGAGGCAGTGAAGACAGATTTTCCTGCCAAACGATGGATAGTTGTCTTACAAGAAAAGAAACTTTGCCCCCCTATTCAAGGGCTGAGACCATGCCCTCGGAACGACCTAAAGAAGCAAGCAAGGAAAACATGCAACGCTCCAATTCTTGCCCTTATCAACATCCCAACCATGTTCATCCCAAGTTGCCTGACTATGATGCTATAGCAGCTAAGTTTATGTCTCTCAAGAAAGAGCATCTGCAAAAGAAAGGCTGTGGCATGCCAACAACAGGCATCATGATCTCATAA
- the LOC121253277 gene encoding uncharacterized protein LOC121253277 isoform X3, with protein MNILLLIGDCPNDINEAVSSLIFASARCGDLPELQVIRKLFGERYGQRFAVSAVELFPGNLVNHEIKEKLSIQSVSEDVKHRLVDDIARECCLKSEVLALEYYPEWQKQQVKENSGHQVLDTDVLTYYDTNKGSEIQASNARERERNVIHLDSISTSKNISNEQCSSPIHQDSGTSSALTVSSNVQSSSSSVVQQSSPDVVESPMHEKAEKVENASLDSPSKCRISGLDHKEMRTPTASSTENLPQFSEEAVVGFDVIEEFQSFTKKDGNFQDQRVFKFKSSVAPRCEKNGISCDQNNIDNCESLSERSGSRRCRKGGKESGKRLRTSMPREKQSMNNIECVTYYDKPCKTSPTNHPSKHQKKTPGLGRQHSYDARKGLKKPYCFVDLSGNIQTCNCRHDLKGSFFNHKMPENSLRHRFYVCSSGDKGADNLEVLPWKLKREITFPNHGPKREHVCHECCHHHRFWNEESNKDTEWTILPQKPRRTSNCSGASVHNDFTCPDFQHNWQNSEMRGSEDRFSCQTMDSCLTRKETLPPYSRAETMPSERPKEASKENMQRSNSCPYQHPNHVHPKLPDYDAIAAKFMSLKKEHLQKKGCGMPTTGIMIS; from the exons ATGAACATATTGCTTTTAATCGG GGACTGTCCAAATGATATCAATGAAGCAGTTTCAAGTCTTATATTTGCCTCTGCAAGATGTGGGGATCTACCTGAGCTTCAGGTGATCCGGAAGCTTTTCGGAGAGCGTTATGGTCAGAGATTTGCAGTGTCAGCTGTCGAACTATTTCCTGGGAATCTAGTGAATCATGAG ATAAAAGAGAAACTCTCCATTCAGTCAGTCTCAGAGGATGTGAAGCATAGATTGGTTGATGACATAGCCAGGGAATGCTGCCTGAAATCAGAAGTTTTAGCACTTGAATACTACCCTGAATGGCAAAAACAGCAG GTGAAAGAAAATAGTGGACATCAAGTACTGGATACAGATGTTCTGACTTATTATGATACAAACAAAGGATCTGAAATTCAAGCTTCAAatgctagagagagagaaagaaatgtcATACATCTGGATTCAATATCAACAAGCAAGAACATTTCGAATGAACAGTGCAGCTCTCCCATCCATCAAGATTCTGGTACATCTAGTGCTTTGACTGTTTCTTCCAATGTACAGTCAAGTAGTTCTTCTGTTGTTCAGCAATCATCCCCAGATGTAGTAGAATCTCCTATGCATGAAAAAGCAGAGAAAGTAGAAAATGCCAGCCTCGATTCACCAAGTAAGTGTAGAATTTCTGGTTTGGACCACAAGGAAATGAGAACTCCCACGGCATCTTCTACAGAGAATTTGCCTCAATTTTCCGAGGAAGCGGTAGTAGGTTTTGATGTCATAGAGGAGTTTCAGTCTTTCACGAAAAAGGATGGAAATTTCCAAGACCAAAGAGTATTTAAGTTCAAATCATCTGTCGCTCCCAGGTGTGAAAAAAATGGAATCAGTTGTGACCAAAATAATATCGACAATTGTGAATCATTGAGTGAGAGGTCAGGCTCAAGAAGATGTAGAAAAGGTGGAAAGGAATCTGGGAAAAGATTGAGGACATCAATGCCTCGGGAAAAACAAAGCATGAACAACATTGAATGTGTAACATATTATGACAAACCGTGCAAAACTTCTCCAACTAATCATCCCAGCAAGCATCAGAAGAAGACTCCAGGATTAGGAAGGCAACACTCATATGATGCTCGGAAAGGACTGAAGAAACCTTACTGTTTTGTCGACTTGAGTGGTAACATCCAGACATGTAACTGCAGGCATGATCTCAAGGGATCATTCTTTAACCATAAGATGCCTGAGAACAGCTTGAGACACCGATTTTATGTTTGCTCCTCTGGTGACAAAGGCGCAGACAACCTGGAAGTTTTACCATGGAAGCTTAAGAGAGAAATCACCTTCCCAAATCACGGTCCCAAAAGAGAACATGTTTGTCATGAATGTTGCCATCACCACAGGTTCTGGAATGAAGAATCAAATAAGGACACAGAATGGACAATCCTCCCTCAGAAACCGAGGAGAACAAGTAACTGCAGTGGTGCTAGTGTGCATAATGATTTCACCTGCCCAGATTTCCAGCATAATTGGCAGAACAGTGAAATGAGAGGCAGTGAAGACAGATTTTCCTGCCAAACGATGGATAGTTGTCTTACAAGAAAAGAAACTTTGCCCCCCTATTCAAGGGCTGAGACCATGCCCTCGGAACGACCTAAAGAAGCAAGCAAGGAAAACATGCAACGCTCCAATTCTTGCCCTTATCAACATCCCAACCATGTTCATCCCAAGTTGCCTGACTATGATGCTATAGCAGCTAAGTTTATGTCTCTCAAGAAAGAGCATCTGCAAAAGAAAGGCTGTGGCATGCCAACAACAGGCATCATGATCTCATAA
- the LOC121253277 gene encoding uncharacterized protein LOC121253277 isoform X1 produces the protein MAKSFKMALVCVSCCSKKLINRVQCRLKLLKNKRNSIVRQLREDVAQLINSGYEHIAFNRVEQLIKDESIAAVYELLDHFCEFILIHLSYIRRHKDCPNDINEAVSSLIFASARCGDLPELQVIRKLFGERYGQRFAVSAVELFPGNLVNHEIKEKLSIQSVSEDVKHRLVDDIARECCLKSEVLALEYYPEWQKQQVKENSGHQVLDTDVLTYYDTNKGSEIQASNARERERNVIHLDSISTSKNISNEQCSSPIHQDSGTSSALTVSSNVQSSSSSVVQQSSPDVVESPMHEKAEKVENASLDSPSKCRISGLDHKEMRTPTASSTENLPQFSEEAVVGFDVIEEFQSFTKKDGNFQDQRVFKFKSSVAPRCEKNGISCDQNNIDNCESLSERSGSRRCRKGGKESGKRLRTSMPREKQSMNNIECVTYYDKPCKTSPTNHPSKHQKKTPGLGRQHSYDARKGLKKPYCFVDLSGNIQTCNCRHDLKGSFFNHKMPENSLRHRFYVCSSGDKGADNLEVLPWKLKREITFPNHGPKREHVCHECCHHHRFWNEESNKDTEWTILPQKPRRTSNCSGASVHNDFTCPDFQHNWQNSEMRGSEDRFSCQTMDSCLTRKETLPPYSRAETMPSERPKEASKENMQRSNSCPYQHPNHVHPKLPDYDAIAAKFMSLKKEHLQKKGCGMPTTGIMIS, from the exons ATGGCGAAAAGCTTCAAAATG GCACTCGTGTGTGTTTCCTGTTGCAGCAAGAAATTGATCAACCGGGTTCAGTGTCGTCTAAAGCTTCTGAAGAACAAGAGGAATTCGATTGTGAGGCAACTGCGCGAAGACGTGGCTCAGTTAATCAATAGTGGTTATGAACATATTGCTTTTAATCGG GTTGAGCAGCTCATCAAAGATGAAAGCATAGCAGCAGTGTATGAattgttagatcatttttgtgaattCATCCTCATTCATCTTTCGTATATCCGAAGACACAA GGACTGTCCAAATGATATCAATGAAGCAGTTTCAAGTCTTATATTTGCCTCTGCAAGATGTGGGGATCTACCTGAGCTTCAGGTGATCCGGAAGCTTTTCGGAGAGCGTTATGGTCAGAGATTTGCAGTGTCAGCTGTCGAACTATTTCCTGGGAATCTAGTGAATCATGAG ATAAAAGAGAAACTCTCCATTCAGTCAGTCTCAGAGGATGTGAAGCATAGATTGGTTGATGACATAGCCAGGGAATGCTGCCTGAAATCAGAAGTTTTAGCACTTGAATACTACCCTGAATGGCAAAAACAGCAG GTGAAAGAAAATAGTGGACATCAAGTACTGGATACAGATGTTCTGACTTATTATGATACAAACAAAGGATCTGAAATTCAAGCTTCAAatgctagagagagagaaagaaatgtcATACATCTGGATTCAATATCAACAAGCAAGAACATTTCGAATGAACAGTGCAGCTCTCCCATCCATCAAGATTCTGGTACATCTAGTGCTTTGACTGTTTCTTCCAATGTACAGTCAAGTAGTTCTTCTGTTGTTCAGCAATCATCCCCAGATGTAGTAGAATCTCCTATGCATGAAAAAGCAGAGAAAGTAGAAAATGCCAGCCTCGATTCACCAAGTAAGTGTAGAATTTCTGGTTTGGACCACAAGGAAATGAGAACTCCCACGGCATCTTCTACAGAGAATTTGCCTCAATTTTCCGAGGAAGCGGTAGTAGGTTTTGATGTCATAGAGGAGTTTCAGTCTTTCACGAAAAAGGATGGAAATTTCCAAGACCAAAGAGTATTTAAGTTCAAATCATCTGTCGCTCCCAGGTGTGAAAAAAATGGAATCAGTTGTGACCAAAATAATATCGACAATTGTGAATCATTGAGTGAGAGGTCAGGCTCAAGAAGATGTAGAAAAGGTGGAAAGGAATCTGGGAAAAGATTGAGGACATCAATGCCTCGGGAAAAACAAAGCATGAACAACATTGAATGTGTAACATATTATGACAAACCGTGCAAAACTTCTCCAACTAATCATCCCAGCAAGCATCAGAAGAAGACTCCAGGATTAGGAAGGCAACACTCATATGATGCTCGGAAAGGACTGAAGAAACCTTACTGTTTTGTCGACTTGAGTGGTAACATCCAGACATGTAACTGCAGGCATGATCTCAAGGGATCATTCTTTAACCATAAGATGCCTGAGAACAGCTTGAGACACCGATTTTATGTTTGCTCCTCTGGTGACAAAGGCGCAGACAACCTGGAAGTTTTACCATGGAAGCTTAAGAGAGAAATCACCTTCCCAAATCACGGTCCCAAAAGAGAACATGTTTGTCATGAATGTTGCCATCACCACAGGTTCTGGAATGAAGAATCAAATAAGGACACAGAATGGACAATCCTCCCTCAGAAACCGAGGAGAACAAGTAACTGCAGTGGTGCTAGTGTGCATAATGATTTCACCTGCCCAGATTTCCAGCATAATTGGCAGAACAGTGAAATGAGAGGCAGTGAAGACAGATTTTCCTGCCAAACGATGGATAGTTGTCTTACAAGAAAAGAAACTTTGCCCCCCTATTCAAGGGCTGAGACCATGCCCTCGGAACGACCTAAAGAAGCAAGCAAGGAAAACATGCAACGCTCCAATTCTTGCCCTTATCAACATCCCAACCATGTTCATCCCAAGTTGCCTGACTATGATGCTATAGCAGCTAAGTTTATGTCTCTCAAGAAAGAGCATCTGCAAAAGAAAGGCTGTGGCATGCCAACAACAGGCATCATGATCTCATAA